Part of the Triticum urartu cultivar G1812 chromosome 2, Tu2.1, whole genome shotgun sequence genome, agatgtacgactacatcaaccgcgttgtcataacgcttccgcttacgatctacgagggtacatggacaacactcttcccctctcgtgtgcgtaggaatttttttgaaattactgcgttccccaacagttcaGGGTCTGAAGCACTTGTTCGTGAAACACCTTGAATATTGCTGGAGTATATGTAGTTGCAGCTTGCCTTAACACATAGCCAACTTCTTCCTTGAGCTTGGGAGTAGTTTATGACACCTTGAAGTCATACTTGACCTCTACAAATCTTTTATCCGCTACTAGACGCTCAAAATGCTCGAAAAAAAAGCATATCTAATATTAATGTACCGCTTTAGTTCATTATTCATGCTTTCACTTCTCTAGGCAGTGCTCATGTGGGATAATGTATTTCTGCCATTCACTATATTGCCCATTACTCCCTTTTCTCAGACAGTATTTGCAACCACGTATTGTCACGTAGTCCATATATGTCTATCGTTTTATTCCATTCATTTATAaaatcgtcttcttcctcaatttCATAGATACAATGCTGAAAATCAGCATTGAACTTCTTATATTCTTCAACAACCCCAGCAAGGTGCTAGCAAGCATTTTGATTCATATGCCACACACAAAGTTTATGGTGAGACTGAGGAAGGACTTTACTGATTGCGTTGGCCATCACTGCATCTTCATCGATCAGAATACTCCTTGGATATTTCCCATACATGGTTGTTAGAAATGTTCTAAAAAGCCAACCAAAACTTTCAGTTGTTTCATCATAGATAAGCATAGCACCAAAGGTGCGGTGAGCTTAGTGCTCTTGGTGTTGTTCTGGTTCATCTTTGCTCTGCGATGACGCAAGATGCCTTCCCAACTTGCTAATCGTTCCGGATTCTTGTGGCGGAGCTCCCAGTCAAGGTTCATGGTGTCACTCGTTGGTTGTGGTTGCTCCTGAGTTGTGTCGTGAGGTTCGGTTTACACGCCGGTGTGGCGCGTTAGGTTGCTTGCTTAGTCTTGGTGTTGTGATCCCTCCACAACACCTCACATCTACTTGTGCCTCCTTTATTGTTGGTCCTTCGGTCTGCTAGCTAGGTCGGGCCTTGTCCTGGTCATCCTTTTTTCCTCACCTCTGTAACTTTGTTACTTGTATGGTTTTCGGCCTAATTTTCCTCATAAACAGGGTCAATTTGTTTAGGTTTTCGATCCGGTTTCCCTCATAAACTGGATCAACCAAAGCTTAAGAGGCAACTCTTGGCTTCGGCAGCTTTTTGAGCAATATATTCAGGCGGggaggattcccccccccccaagtgaCCGTTCAAAAAAAATGCCTACAGATTTGCGACTTTAGCGTTTGCTATTTATCCTTCTGTGACTTCCCTTTGGGATCTTAAGTATAGGGCCATGTCTCCGGTAGCAAGAGGATGGTTATGTGCTACCTCAAATCCATACACATAATATAACCGTTTTTGAGACTTATCTTCATATGGGCTTGACAACCATATCATGTTTCGGGCCTAGTGTAACTGAAAGAATCCTCTCTGCTATCTTCAACACGTAAGCCTGTCAATTAAAGTAATTATCTTAGTGAATCAAAAAATCAATAGTATAACCAAAACAAAATAAATACAAGCAACCCATACCTTAACGGGAGCATGTAAATGTATGTTGTTGTATTACAATACTATTCTTCACTTTATGGTGACTCCCTCTTCGGAAGCTAAAACCAGTAGCTTTTGCATATTTGTTATAAAAGGAGTAGGCCTCCTCTTCAGATAAAAATGTCAATCTTTGGTAACTTGTTGTCACTACAATTTGCTGCAACATTTTCTTGCAAATAATGTATGAATTAGTATTCAATTTTGTTAATGCACATTTTTCACATATGTTGTATTGTGCTTACCATGCGTTATTTTATTGGATTTATGAAACAAGGATTAAAAAAAGACTACCCATGTCATAACAATACTGTCAAACAATGTAGACTAATATTCATGGGCCGCTGTTTTATTAGAATATGCTGAGTGGGGTATTAACTGAGTATTAAGCATCTATTCTGACATGCGCAATTTTGTCATGTACGAGGCATAAAGCTAGTATAGTTGTAGCCTATCCATAAGCTCCATCATCCTATACGGAGCAACACAGATAATTTTCCAATCATGATCGATATTTTTAATTTTGTTTTCATCGGGGAGAATTAATGTTCTACAATCATGAAGGCATTTTTGATCTTTTCAGCAGGGAAAATTAAGCAATAGATTCCACAAGGGAAGAACAATGAAAAGAGATCATGAAGACTATACTTTTGGTCCCTGAGATTCATCACCGTCCTCATGGATCCAAGGATTGATGCTTGAAGAAGCCATGGGGAACGAGATGCCCCTTTCCTTCAGCCCCTAGGTTGCCTTGCTTCTGCCCAATTGATGCACCTTAGCCTCCCGTAGATTTCCTTTCTTCCGCCTGATATTGAACTTGTTTGATGTGCTTTTGCCAAGATCTTGTTTTTGATTGATGTGGGTGATCTAATATGGTGGTGAGATTTTCGTGCTTCCTATATGGATAATCAGGAATATATGTGTTTCTGTCTGGATTAACACAAGTCTAAGAGGTTTGGCGCCCAAACCTCTTTGTTGTATATGTTGGCGGCAAAAAAATGAGATTAACCTCCTTTTCCCTCCAGATTAGTGCAGCGAGAGTATTGCCAAGTATTACGGacacataaccgagagagaataCGAGTTTTTTTTAATGTTTTTTCTTACGCTGGAAAAGGGATGCGGGTGGAGAGATAAGTCATGCAGCCGTTGGATTGTAAAATAAGTCACATGCACGGAACGGGAGCAGGCAAGCCTCGTCCACTTTTGACATTAGTTTCATACATTGTGAAGGGTGTtgccaaaagaagaaaagagaaaaccGATGCTTCTATGAGCGCCGATGCCAAGTTAGCCCAACACAATAAATAATTATTTGTTATCAGTCGAGCGCTTGGACACAATATTGAGCGGGAGGACAATGGCATGCCATTCTGGATAAAAGGAGAGATGTGGTTAGTTCTTTATCCTATTGTGTTCAGTCATGGGACCAACTATACAGATATTTGAAATTACACACGTTGTGGACATGATGATAAATATGACGCCGATGCCACATCCCGTTTAATGCTCAAATTTGGCAAcaacacattgtggatgccctaaGCGTCACACACGTGCAGCTGCGACCGGCCCACACGTGTACATTTTGTCACAGGGTCCGGTGGAAAGCGACACGCGCAGGGCCAGGCCGGCAAAATCCAGGCCCTGTGCCAAACTCTGAAATGAGGGCCTATCTTTCAATGGACGAGATACAAAGAAACATTGGGCAGAGTAATCTAAAGGAGAGCACAAAAAAGATTTAAATTCCAAACCATATATAATAATGATTCAGTAGAAATAATAAATATTTGATACCTTTTGTTCCCATTGATTATCCTATCGGCATATTCATCTTTGAAGCAACAAGGTCAGCTCGCTATGCGCCCTGGAAAATAGAAGAGATCAGAGGGTTAAAACCAACTCTGGTACACTTGATAAAAGGCAGCAACCTTTTATCGTTCAATAAAAATAAAAGGCAGCAACCCACTCCCACTTGAAAAATGCAGTAAAGTAGCAGGGCAAGCACACTGAAATTTGGGCAGCATATAAAGGAAAATTTAGACAGCCTATGCACTGAAAATTGGACAACATCAACACTGAATTTTTGTACAACAAAAAACTGAAATTGTGAGAGGAGATACTCTCATACACTGAAATTTGAATAGCAAGAAGAATGAAAATCTGAAATAAATTACAATGAATTATGGACATCAACAAGACTGAATCACGGGTACTCGTAGGTTGTCAACAAGGCTGAACCAGTCTCAAGGATGAGCCGATCGTGAGTAGGGGATACCGTCGTGTTGGCTTACAGGGCATAAAGTGCGGGTGAGCCAAGATGTAGAGCCCGAAGAAGGACGAACTGCACCAGCTCCCTGACATTCTCTGCGGGGTCCTCGTACCGCAGGATGGAGCGTGCTTTGCGTGGCTGCGATGTGGAGCGGCGGCGTTGGTTGCCTGGGACCGAGCGATTTCTCATTGGATCAGCGCAAGATCAGGGCCTGTTTCGGGCTAGTGGGTGTGGCTAGCGAGCTGGACCTTTTACTGGGAAATGGGCTGTTTCCAAAATCTGGGGCCCCTCAAAACTGGGGGCCCTGTGCAGGCCGCACGGGTTGCACACCCATGGGCCCGGGCCTGGACACGCGGTGCTTCGTTGTGCTCATGCAAGGCATTTCATTATCCTTACTCAAAAGGATGTATTCCTCGCAATTGCTACACAGTGGGGGTTAGATGTGAAAAAGATCGGAACGGTTCATTGCGCGGACTACGCGCTTTTAATTTGGACGTAAGGATGGCGTCGCCGTTAGAGAGTTGATCGGCAAGCGCGGGATTAGTGGAGGGGATTGGCGAGACGGGCAGCCACACACCACTCGCACGATGTCACACGCAGCCGCAACAGCCAGGCACGCCCGGCTGGTCGAAACCCTGCGGAATTCTCAGGCGACCCGTCGACCGCCGTTCCTACCCCCTAGTTTACAATTGATTGGGGGCAGgtgatcgggagttccaccgcctgGTACGAGGCCGTTACCGTGCGCAGTGCCCTCAATCTTGTAGAACCTGCCCAGAGGCCTCAACTGAACTTGAACAAGTAGAAAGGGGCGAGGGGGAAATTGAGGATGGCAAATGCTCAGGATCGAAGTACAACCAACAAACAATCGCTATTCTCAGGATCAAACTGACGACATGTAGAAATTGGGAAACTGCAAATTCATTTCAGAGTTTGAGCTGGATACATCTGACACCTGAACATTCCAGACACTAAACACCACCAGCGATAGTACATAGAACCTGCCTAGCAGAACCGAAGCCTAAATCAGGGAGGATGAGGCATCCTTTTGTACAGACCCAGAGCACCAACGCACACCTAAAACCACCTATAAGATCAGATCAGATCAGATCAAGCGGAGGCGACCTTGCGGGCCTTCTTGGCGGCCGGGGAGCGGACGGTCTTCGGCTTCGCCTTGGCCTTCGCCGCGGGCGACTTCTTGGCTTTGGCGACCAGCTTCTTCTTCTGGGGTGCCTTGCGCTTCGTGCCAGCGGCGGCGGCCTTCTTGGGCTTCGCGGAGGCCTTCTTCTTGGGCTTGGCGGCGTCTTTTGCGGGCTTCGCCGCAGCCTTGGGGGCGGCGGGCTTGGCCTTGGGCTTGGGCGCGTCCTTCTTGGCGGCGTCGGAGAGCTTGTAGGAGGCCTTGACCTTGACGAGCTTGCCCTTGGCGGCGGACGCGCGGAGCTGGACGGAGAGCATCTTCTTGAAGTTGGCCGGGAGGGCCTTGCCGTGCTTCTCCTCGATGAACTTGGCGATGGCGACCGAGCTCGACCCGGTCCTGTCCTTGAGAGCCGCGATCGCCTCCTTGATCATCTGCGCAAGATCCAATCAGCCCAATCGCAATCAAAACCATTCAATCAGAGGTGAACACAGGAGAGGCTCAGACGCTCACCTCGAAGTAGGTCGGGTGGGCGGCTCCAGCGGCGGAGGTCTTCTTCGGCTTCGGCGCTGAGGCGGAGGGCTTGGCCAAAGCAGTCATGGTGGCTAGTCGAAGAAAATATCTGAAAGGGAAACTGCTACGTGTGCGGTGTGCTCTGCTCGCTTGCGGCTTCAGAAAAGAGCTCGAGAGGTGGATGGATTCGAGAGAACCGGGTGGAGGCTCGTATTTATAGTCACGGAGGGGAGCGATCCGGGAGGGTGGGAATGCTGCGATCTCATTGGCTGGAGGGGGAGTGCCGCGGATTGTGAGTGCGAGAGAAGGGGCGGGCGAACAGCTCAATTACCCCCGCGAGACTGGGTTAAAATTGGAAGGGAGGCTCTATTTGTCATGAGCCTGAAAAGAAAAACAGTTGCATCAGTGGCTTTTTATACGAATTGTCAGATCTTGATCCAATGGTTCAAAATAGATCATGCTACTGTTCATCGTTTTCTTCccttccttcttccttctcctgATCCCCCAGCCTACCCCGTCCTAATCGTCGGTCTCCATCACCCGTGGCCGGCGGTTGCTACCACGCACCGCCTCGCCCTCCCCCACCGCCATTGCTAGCCATTGCCTCGGCCATCCCTCTAAGCCCGACACCATCCATAAGAACTTCCGGCGATCCCCTGCACCCCCATCCCATAACAAGATACTCCCTTCGTTTCAAATTACCCGTCGCataaatggatgtatctagaactaaataTATCtcgatacatccatacctgcgacaagtaattcggaacaaAGGGAGTAGATAATAAGGACAATGTTTCACCCTAAGATAAATGGTGGGGCTAGTTCTTCTCCAGCGAGGTTCGGCCAAGAGGGAAGGAAGAAGGAAAAAAGTGACTAATGGGAGAAGAAATTCCAGGAACCTGAGAAAATAGCAAATCCGAACACAATACAAAACACCAAATGGCGGACAAGTTTCACACTGAACCTTAAAACCGAACACTAAATAAACCGTCAAATCGTTTAAAACATTTTTCGGCTTTCGATCACAAAGTGCCCAACCCTAGTCGTAACTATTCATATGATTTTCAAGAATTCGCCATAGGTTAGTTTTCATGGTCATATGTGTATGTGATCTTTACGGATTTTTTCAGAAATTACGAATATTTTTAAAGTTGTAGATATTGCGTAATCCCGTTAGATCCCTGCAAGGGGTTCCTTATGGGGCGGAGGGCATAGAGGATCATATTGGGGTACACACGACACACGGATTTCCCCTGGTTTTACTGAAAATAACGTTAGtctgggttagtttcattcaaatcatgcaaaatagagttcaaaacaagagcaaaagtgttcggaaaaataaatacgtttgagacgtatcaaTGCACTACTCCATCTAAAGAACCACTCCTCAATCTTGGCCAGAGAAGACAAATAGATAGGAAAGCATACATACCTATTTAATTGTACAACAAAGAAAGTTCAAAAGTTCAATAGGATTTAATGAATGATCTGATTATGAACTCACAATTCATCTTgtcacaacaaacacaccaaggAATTACATCGGAGTGATCCCAATCACACAAGGAAGAAGGggaacatggtattgaagatcaCAAAAGAGAGACAGAACCATCTAGGTACTACTATGGACCCATCGGTCCTAAGGAAACTATCCACGCATGGTCATGGAGGCCGTAAGGTGATGAAGAGGCATCTGACAGTGGCTTCCCCCTCCGTCATGGTTTTGGAACTGGACTTCAGATGGCATCTCTTCGGAACAGAGGCATGCGGCGCGGGTAAAAGTCTTCTAGAGGAACGACGAATGGTCTCAGTATCTATATGAATTCATGGCGGTGGAATTAGATCAAGGTGGTGCTCAGGAGCCCCGCATAGACAGGTGGCGTGGCCACCCCCTGCCTGCGCCATGTGTCCATGATGACCTTGTTCTTCAAGCCGAAATACTTGCTCGGGAACGAGCAAAACTCTAGGCTCGGGTGATCCAAAAGGGGGGTCAATAGAAGGGCCATGCCACGCCATAATCTCGACCAAGGAGACTCCGACATTAACATTCATCATGAGTACCCTCTAGTCATCTCTTTGTAAATACCAAACCCAAGGTGAAAACCTAAGTATATTACCTTGACCGTTTGTTCATGCTTGCCATGATTACCCTAGTGATGATTGTCGTTTCTATGTTTGAGTTACACCCTGTATGTTGAGGTGTTGAACAACGATAAGATATATAATCCTCCTTTGCATGTATGAGTTAGAATTCTTCATGAATGTTGTGTAAGGTCGACCACTCGACATTTAGCCTATGAAGGATGTTACTATCGTTGTGATGTTGGCATGCGGAGGTAAAGAGGTGACTAATATCCTCCACTTCTTTCCTAACCAATTGATAGGGGAATAATAGAGAATCACCTGTTGTCCGCGTCCATTGGGTAACCATTAACCATCGTCATCGTAATCTGTTATGGCGAAGAATGATAGTGGCGGGTGTGATATCGAGCTACACGAGTAGCACGTATGTTGTACCAGGCTTCACCCATTTATAAAAATATGCAAGGTGACTTAGTTATTTGAACCAACAACTGTGCTTCGCGCATATATTATGTTAGACACATACTACTGGGGAATCTATACTCCATGAGAATGCATTAGAGCTATTTATTTCATCGCTTGCATTTATCCTCTCACTTTTATTTTACTTTCACACTTTATTTTGATATGCCATTCACTCACAATATTTTAAGGTTTCGTCTATGCTTTTCTTTCGATGGTGATTAACTTGCAGGAGGTAAGATCATTTCCTATGCTCCCGTCAGATCGATACTACTCTTAATTCACAAAGTTGCAACTAAACTTTGTGGACTTGCAGATCATCAACTACCAGCCGCTCTCCCACTTGCTCCAGTCGATGGCAAGCACGCGAGGAAGCCAGGTGGCTGGCAAGGCCCTCAACAAGGTAACGAGGAAGAAGTCGTCCACACAGATTCCTTCTACACGTCCAGTGTCACGCAGGCATTCTCTAGCATCGCCGACCCCACCCATCACCTCCTGCTCCGCCACCTATGACTACCGCAGCCTCCGACGAGGTCCATGCCCACGATATGTATCATGAAATGCCCGAGGGGTAAAAAATTGCACTTCTCTTTTTTAGCTAGGGATTTTGGTAATGCAATGTGGCGATGATCTTGTGATGTGTTTGTTCTTGATGATTTCATTGTGGACAAATACGATGTTGCAAGTTTTTGTCTCAATTGAATGTCTTTTGGATAAAGTATGTGCATATTTAAATTAAATTTGGATCGTCCTAATGATGGATGAAGAGCATGATTGGTTTGCTAGTAATATTTGGCTAGCCAAATATTGGAAATACCAATACTTGTCAACTATTGGCAACTTTGTGTGAGTAGGCAAGACAAATAGACACCAAACCAATGATGGATGAACTACCGTGCAATCGTTTAAAATGTGTGTGTAACAACGGATGAAAAAAATAGTATTCATTTAGGAAATTAAATATAGGGGGTTCCGTTATATCCGAGCACTTTAAGAATGTCAAATGGAGAGGTTTATGAAATTTACTCAGTCGAACCTGAGTAGCGAGACACGCTGCCACACACGGTTCGCACGGCGTAACGCGGCGATTTGTCCCTGGCAATTGCTGACTGCTGTGATTCTCTCCCTAGTCGCCGATGCAGCTTGATTAGCGCGCAGCTGCAACCAACAGCCAACGGTCCGTGCGGCATCAGCCACTCGCAGCTGCTTGACAACAGGGTATTTGCCACGCACCCCGTCGTGTTCCCGTTCCCCTCAATACGACGCACGGAGAAGGAATCGTACCGAGGGATAATAACAGTGTATCTCCCGATTACATTGCTCAGTTTCTAAGGCATACCCTACCTGATGAACTGGGAGAAGAACAGACCTAACAAAGGAATGGCGAACAGAGATTTACAATTTAAAACTGGAAGGTACATAAGCAGATGCAGGGGATAACCAGAAGCAAAACAAGGACCAAGCAACAGGCAGCGCTATTCTCCAAGATCAAATTGAAGATGAATCCCCCAGCGACCTTAATAAAACTGAAGTAAATAGGGATTGGGGAACAAACGATCACAAGGCACAGAGGGTGATAAAACTGAAGTAAATAGAGATTGGGAAATTGCTTGTATGGAGAAACTGCAGATTCATTTCAGAGTCAGAGCTGAAAACATCTCTAAAGCAACCATTACATTACACTAAACACCACCCACGATACATAAACTTGCCTAGCAGAACCGAAACCTAAACAAGGGAGGATGAGGCATCCTTTTGTACAGACCCTTGAACACCAAGCCCTCCTAAGACCAGATATCGGATAGGATCAGATCAGGCGGCGGCGACCTTGCGTGCCTTCTTGGCGGCCGGGGAGCGGACGGTCTTCGGCTTCGCCTTGGCCTTGGCCGCCGGCGACTTCTTGGCCTTGGTGACCAGCTTCTTCTTCTCGGGCGCCTTGCGCTTGGTGCCAGCGGCGGCGGTCTTCTTGGGCTTCGCGGCCACCGTCTTCTTGGCCTTGGCGGCGTCTTTGGCGGGCTTGGCCGCGGGCTTAGCCTTGGGGGAGTCCTTCTTGGCGGCGTCGGAGAGCTTGTAGGAGGCCTTGACCTTGACGAGCTTGCCCTTGGCGGCGGAGGAGCGGAGCTGGACGGAGAGCATCTTCTTGAAGTTGGCCGGGAGGGCCTTGCCGTGCTTCTCCTCGATGAACTTGGCGATGGCGACCGAGCTCGACCCGGTCCTGTCCTTGAGAGCCGCGATCGCCTCCTTGATCATCTGCGCAAGATCCAATCAGCCCAATCGCAATCAAAACCATTCAA contains:
- the LOC125539305 gene encoding histone H1-like; its protein translation is MTALAKPSASAPKPKKTSAAGAAHPTYFEMIKEAIAALKDRTGSSSVAIAKFIEEKHGKALPANFKKMLSVQLRASAAKGKLVKVKASYKLSDAAKKDAPKPKAKPAAPKAAAKPAKDAAKPKKKASAKPKKAAAAGTKRKAPQKKKLVAKAKKSPAAKAKAKPKTVRSPAAKKARKVASA
- the LOC125539304 gene encoding histone H1-like, giving the protein MPALAKPAARPAKPAALAPKPKPAAAKPKAAAAGAAHPTYFEMIKEAIAALKDRTGSSSVAIAKFIEEKHGKALPANFKKMLSVQLRSSAAKGKLVKVKASYKLSDAAKKDSPKAKPAAKPAKDAAKAKKTVAAKPKKTAAAGTKRKAPEKKKLVTKAKKSPAAKAKAKPKTVRSPAAKKARKVAAA